The following coding sequences are from one Bacillus sp. PK3_68 window:
- a CDS encoding YxeA family protein, giving the protein MKKWLLGALVVIIMGIGVLSLIGEENRDRFNPFIKEKDVYVLVNKEGKTDPNFKHRYMFMLDGVDESGEVGEIKVTSSVKNFSKNSYLKAHVKGKYVYEYEIVAEKDVPEKVRETLKKR; this is encoded by the coding sequence ATGAAGAAATGGTTACTTGGAGCACTCGTAGTGATTATTATGGGGATTGGCGTATTATCCCTTATTGGAGAGGAAAATCGGGATAGGTTTAATCCATTTATTAAAGAAAAAGATGTGTATGTACTTGTAAATAAAGAAGGAAAAACCGACCCTAATTTTAAGCATAGATATATGTTCATGTTAGATGGGGTTGATGAGTCAGGAGAGGTAGGAGAAATTAAAGTAACGTCTTCCGTTAAAAATTTCTCCAAAAATAGTTATTTGAAAGCCCATGTAAAAGGAAAATATGTTTATGAATACGAGATAGTAGCAGAGAAGGACGTGCCTGAAAAGGTAAGAGAAACGCTAAAGAAAAGATAA
- a CDS encoding ABC transporter ATP-binding protein codes for MKKPIVEVKNVQKVYSKKGENQSHALKGLSFSIQDGEFIGIMGPSGSGKTTLLNVISTLDKATNGTVKIDGMDITKMKQSELTDFRSQKLGFIFQDFNLLENLTIYENIALPLSLQGVSSGKIGPKVEKVAEALGIAAILAKYPAEVSGGQKQRTAAARAIVHEPAIILADEPTGALDSKNAISLLRSMENLNGEQSVSILMVTHDSFSASYCRRILFIRDGELYKEIHRSGSREAFYKEILDALADLGTQTAEGGS; via the coding sequence ATGAAGAAACCAATTGTTGAAGTTAAAAATGTACAAAAAGTATATAGCAAAAAAGGAGAAAACCAATCACATGCATTAAAAGGATTATCCTTCTCCATTCAAGATGGTGAATTCATTGGAATTATGGGACCATCCGGTTCTGGAAAAACAACATTACTAAATGTCATTTCAACACTGGATAAAGCTACAAATGGTACCGTTAAAATTGACGGCATGGATATCACGAAGATGAAACAAAGTGAACTCACTGACTTCCGATCTCAAAAGTTAGGGTTTATTTTTCAAGACTTCAACTTACTTGAGAATTTAACGATTTATGAAAATATTGCATTGCCACTCTCACTTCAAGGTGTCTCTTCGGGAAAGATTGGTCCGAAAGTGGAAAAGGTAGCGGAGGCGTTAGGGATAGCAGCGATTCTTGCTAAATATCCAGCAGAGGTTTCCGGAGGGCAAAAGCAACGTACAGCAGCAGCGCGTGCAATTGTCCATGAGCCAGCAATTATTTTAGCAGATGAGCCAACTGGGGCGCTTGATTCAAAAAACGCAATAAGCCTTTTACGGTCGATGGAGAATTTAAATGGAGAGCAAAGTGTATCAATCCTAATGGTTACCCATGACTCGTTTAGTGCAAGTTATTGTCGGCGTATTTTATTTATCCGTGATGGGGAATTATACAAAGAAATTCATCGCAGTGGTTCACGTGAAGCGTTTTATAAAGAAATTTTAGATGCACTTGCAGACTTAGGTACTCAAACAGCGGAAGGTGGTTCATGA
- a CDS encoding ABC transporter permease translates to MLFKLSISGLKSKLKDYIVLLVGLVMSIAIFYMFQTLALNKAFLEANATIKSIGYVFQTGSVLLAIITFFYIFYANSFLMSLRRKEFGMYMTLGAKKNKITLLMFIETIIIGTVSLVIGISVGSGLAQGIGKLLMKQLDFTANGYQAIYVPSMTVTCIFFFLLFILSAIMNSIKLSRISILQLVHGDTYADSIIIKGKMTGIVALFSLILLGMGYASMVYLENLKESRVMIAMLSTTAGTYLFFEALFPLFVKKLRANKACNEKGLNAFTFAQLNFRINGLTKVLSTVAMLIALGAGAISGGWAFKNNVMTSADRFEIYDSVINNPTPEEMKILDDIPFKEKGEYRYKVDDQFFYYVKEDLEKYPPLIHVRSGEENMSKLKRVSEDLPVGSTSVYSQENQQNTKIIPDEWEDALTNIQPIYIEDLNKPIKIVDLKMYHELPGKTGIIFTGKTDEFIAHTKKWKQLDELQLAKNKDVKAGDMLSKYKIYNEFYTVASGTVFMGFFLGFAFLAMMASCLMFKILSGATSDITRYEMLRKIGVRRELLIKSIYKELFIVFLVPAIIGMTHVLIGMNIFGFILIDPYYRIWLPIVIFLTVYTAYYLITVHLYKGLVIPKKI, encoded by the coding sequence ATGTTATTTAAACTTTCCATATCAGGACTAAAAAGTAAGTTAAAAGATTACATTGTTTTGCTTGTTGGTCTGGTTATGTCAATTGCCATTTTCTATATGTTTCAAACATTAGCTCTAAATAAAGCATTTCTTGAAGCAAACGCAACGATTAAGTCAATCGGCTATGTTTTTCAAACAGGCTCCGTCTTACTTGCCATTATAACATTTTTCTATATCTTTTATGCAAATTCTTTCTTGATGTCCCTTCGACGGAAAGAGTTTGGAATGTACATGACATTAGGAGCGAAAAAAAATAAGATTACACTTCTAATGTTTATAGAAACAATCATTATCGGGACAGTATCACTGGTGATTGGGATTTCAGTCGGCTCAGGGCTTGCACAAGGAATTGGCAAGCTGCTTATGAAGCAGCTTGATTTTACTGCGAATGGTTATCAGGCAATATACGTTCCATCGATGACCGTTACTTGTATCTTCTTCTTTTTGTTATTTATTCTATCCGCCATTATGAATAGTATTAAATTATCGCGAATTTCAATTCTGCAGCTTGTTCACGGAGATACTTACGCTGATTCTATTATTATTAAAGGAAAAATGACTGGTATAGTTGCTCTTTTCTCGCTGATCTTGTTAGGAATGGGCTATGCATCCATGGTCTATTTGGAAAATTTGAAGGAATCTAGAGTTATGATCGCCATGCTTTCGACAACAGCAGGTACGTATTTGTTTTTTGAAGCCCTTTTTCCGCTGTTTGTTAAAAAGCTAAGAGCAAATAAAGCATGTAACGAAAAAGGTCTTAATGCCTTTACATTTGCACAATTAAATTTCAGAATCAACGGTTTAACAAAAGTATTATCTACGGTAGCCATGCTAATTGCTCTTGGGGCAGGCGCCATTTCAGGCGGATGGGCCTTTAAAAATAATGTGATGACATCCGCTGATCGTTTCGAAATATATGATTCAGTAATTAACAACCCAACTCCTGAAGAAATGAAAATCCTAGATGATATTCCATTTAAAGAAAAAGGAGAATATCGTTATAAAGTGGACGATCAATTCTTTTATTATGTTAAAGAAGATCTGGAGAAATATCCGCCATTAATCCATGTTAGAAGCGGTGAGGAAAATATGTCTAAACTAAAACGTGTTTCTGAAGATCTTCCTGTGGGCTCTACTTCAGTTTACAGTCAAGAAAACCAGCAAAATACTAAGATAATTCCGGATGAATGGGAAGATGCTTTAACAAATATACAACCTATCTATATAGAGGATCTTAATAAGCCAATAAAAATTGTAGATCTAAAAATGTATCATGAATTACCAGGCAAAACAGGTATCATTTTTACTGGCAAAACAGATGAGTTTATTGCACATACAAAAAAGTGGAAACAGCTTGATGAATTGCAGTTGGCAAAAAATAAGGATGTTAAAGCAGGTGATATGCTAAGTAAATATAAAATCTATAATGAATTCTACACAGTCGCAAGTGGAACAGTATTTATGGGGTTCTTTTTAGGGTTTGCATTCCTAGCGATGATGGCGAGTTGTTTAATGTTTAAAATCCTATCTGGGGCAACATCAGATATTACCCGGTATGAAATGCTTCGTAAAATCGGAGTCCGTCGGGAGTTATTAATTAAGTCCATCTACAAAGAGTTATTCATCGTATTTTTAGTTCCAGCAATTATAGGCATGACTCATGTATTAATAGGAATGAACATTTTTGGATTTATCTTAATTGATCCTTATTATCGCATCTGGCTACCAATTGTTATTTTTTTGACCGTTTACACAGCTTATTATCTTATTACAGTTCATTTATATAAAGGACTTGTTATTCCGAAAAAAATATAA
- a CDS encoding GNAT family N-acetyltransferase — translation MRILSANQLQENKVNDFFIEHWGSPEMVISSGIFDCTKLKGFAVVNEKEVIVGYITYVIGSNECEIISLDSIEEGKGIGSTLLQKVEQTAKEEGCNMIKLITTNDNLHALKFYQKRGYYLTELYRGAVVEARKLKPEIPDLGNDGIPVHDEILLTKLLD, via the coding sequence ATGCGAATTTTATCAGCCAATCAGCTACAAGAAAACAAGGTCAATGATTTTTTTATTGAGCATTGGGGAAGCCCGGAAATGGTCATTTCGAGCGGGATATTTGATTGTACAAAATTAAAAGGGTTTGCCGTAGTAAACGAAAAAGAAGTAATAGTTGGATACATAACATACGTTATTGGCTCGAATGAGTGTGAAATAATTTCTTTAGATAGCATTGAAGAGGGGAAAGGGATTGGATCGACTTTACTTCAAAAGGTGGAACAGACGGCAAAAGAAGAAGGCTGCAATATGATAAAACTGATCACCACGAATGATAATTTACATGCGTTAAAATTTTATCAAAAACGAGGCTATTATTTAACAGAACTTTATAGAGGTGCTGTTGTTGAGGCGAGAAAACTAAAGCCTGAAATTCCTGACCTGGGTAATGACGGTATCCCAGTTCACGATGAAATCCTTCTCACTAAACTGTTAGATTAA
- a CDS encoding DUF3923 family protein: MKKRWASWWIANIIWIVLFAAGTVVVWTREIDGAGVTQTPELKLVAFIVLLIAFIIPLSIQIVWLVVNLKKAKKN, from the coding sequence GTGAAAAAACGATGGGCTTCTTGGTGGATTGCCAACATTATTTGGATTGTCCTTTTTGCAGCAGGAACAGTGGTTGTTTGGACAAGAGAGATTGATGGCGCTGGTGTTACTCAAACACCTGAGCTAAAACTAGTAGCTTTTATAGTATTATTGATTGCGTTTATAATTCCACTAAGTATACAGATTGTATGGCTGGTTGTTAATTTGAAAAAGGCTAAAAAGAATTAA
- a CDS encoding metal-dependent hydrolase codes for MTHTLFGLTLYGAVDKRNLDKNHKRAYLVTTVGASLIPDIDVISRLWDTSGQYQMWHRGITHSIFLTPLWAVLFFLICAAIFKIKDKKLFLLGWLAVFIHDTSDLFNAWGTGYLEPFSNNRITFGTIPIIDFVFWIIIGVAFILSKKKQTKVALLF; via the coding sequence ATGACTCATACCTTATTCGGACTAACATTGTACGGAGCAGTTGATAAAAGAAACTTGGATAAAAATCATAAACGTGCTTATTTGGTGACAACGGTAGGGGCAAGCTTAATTCCCGATATAGATGTTATTTCTCGTTTGTGGGATACTTCAGGGCAATATCAGATGTGGCATAGAGGTATCACGCATTCTATTTTCCTAACACCACTATGGGCAGTCTTATTCTTTTTGATTTGTGCTGCTATTTTCAAGATAAAAGATAAAAAGCTATTTTTACTTGGATGGTTGGCTGTGTTTATTCATGACACTAGTGATCTGTTTAATGCTTGGGGGACAGGTTATTTGGAACCTTTTTCAAATAATCGAATTACCTTCGGAACCATTCCCATTATTGATTTTGTATTCTGGATCATCATAGGGGTTGCTTTTATTTTATCGAAAAAAAAACAAACAAAAGTCGCCTTATTATTTTAA
- a CDS encoding dihydroorotate dehydrogenase: MSGIKAFQELGFGFVEIGPIVLNEPKNQIKPRRENSHILFSNHQEKVPLKLAIKKLTRLNIRIPVFAKIDAQVKRNEWDIIVQHLTPFVDAFVGTSEQIIPYVEESLICLEHSFYVSFSADEMNEKKSEIGTLIQHTSIGGIVIEAPRRIEGSYWREVANANECLAKLVKQVKDLHPKLMIITSGGVETPEEACALVGAGADLLMLTDGYVKAGPGLPKRIHERLLYEKVQPIKNPNWYWSFLFGLSILVGGIIALYIAFTSIVLPYDESFIGLSKADIFQINPLILSFMSHDRIALAGTMISGGILYIQLARHGIKYNMHWARIAFHSAAIVGFLGIFLFIGFGYFDWLHGLFWLFLLPIYYFSFREGKRVTGTPSSIHGKNDKEWQYGLYGQLMFITLGFLILAGGIVISTIGASKVFVPTDLSFLCMSSQMLDRISNNLIPLIAHDRAGFGSALVSVGLLVLMLSLWGFREGEQWVWNTLAAGALPAFIAGIGTHIYIGYTTFIHLLPVYFLVILYVFGLALSYPFLKRK, encoded by the coding sequence TTGTCAGGTATTAAAGCCTTCCAAGAATTAGGGTTTGGGTTTGTAGAAATAGGGCCAATTGTATTAAACGAACCTAAAAATCAAATAAAACCAAGAAGAGAAAATAGTCATATTTTGTTTTCTAATCATCAAGAGAAAGTTCCTCTCAAACTGGCAATCAAAAAACTAACAAGATTGAATATTCGAATTCCCGTATTCGCCAAGATAGATGCACAAGTAAAAAGAAATGAATGGGACATAATTGTACAACATTTAACACCTTTTGTAGATGCTTTTGTCGGAACAAGTGAGCAGATTATCCCATACGTAGAGGAAAGTTTAATATGTTTAGAGCATTCTTTTTATGTATCTTTTTCTGCTGATGAAATGAACGAAAAAAAATCAGAAATAGGGACATTAATACAGCATACAAGTATTGGGGGTATTGTCATAGAGGCTCCTCGTCGAATTGAGGGCAGCTATTGGCGCGAAGTTGCAAATGCAAATGAATGCCTAGCTAAATTGGTAAAACAGGTTAAAGATTTACATCCCAAGCTAATGATCATAACTTCTGGTGGAGTGGAGACACCGGAGGAGGCCTGTGCTTTAGTTGGTGCTGGTGCAGATCTGTTAATGCTAACAGATGGATATGTAAAAGCTGGGCCAGGGTTACCGAAGCGAATTCATGAACGATTGTTATATGAAAAAGTCCAACCTATTAAAAATCCAAACTGGTACTGGTCATTTCTATTTGGTCTCTCCATATTAGTTGGAGGAATCATCGCCTTATATATTGCATTCACAAGTATTGTCCTCCCTTATGATGAATCGTTTATCGGACTGTCAAAAGCAGATATCTTTCAAATAAATCCTCTCATCTTATCATTTATGTCCCATGACAGAATAGCGCTGGCTGGAACAATGATATCTGGAGGAATATTGTATATCCAGCTTGCCCGACATGGAATTAAATATAACATGCATTGGGCAAGGATTGCTTTTCATAGTGCAGCAATCGTAGGATTTCTTGGTATTTTTCTTTTTATCGGCTTCGGTTACTTTGATTGGTTACACGGTTTATTTTGGCTGTTCTTATTGCCGATATATTATTTTAGTTTTAGGGAAGGAAAAAGAGTCACAGGTACCCCGTCCTCCATTCATGGAAAGAATGATAAAGAGTGGCAATACGGCCTTTATGGACAACTCATGTTTATTACACTAGGATTTTTAATATTAGCAGGCGGTATAGTGATCTCTACAATAGGTGCATCCAAAGTTTTTGTGCCAACAGATCTAAGCTTCTTGTGCATGTCATCTCAGATGTTAGATCGTATTAGTAACAATTTGATTCCCCTTATTGCACATGACCGAGCAGGATTTGGCAGTGCCCTTGTAAGTGTTGGTTTGCTTGTTCTAATGCTTTCCTTATGGGGGTTTAGAGAAGGGGAACAATGGGTTTGGAATACCCTTGCTGCCGGGGCATTACCTGCGTTTATAGCGGGGATTGGAACCCATATATATATTGGATATACAACCTTTATACATTTACTTCCCGTTTACTTTTTAGTCATTTTATATGTATTCGGATTAGCATTATCCTATCCTTTCTTAAAAAGGAAATAA
- a CDS encoding cysteine hydrolase family protein, with protein sequence METCADVLIVIDIQNGVCYSGDHLFDLQNLLNKVNDRIALYRELHKPIIFVQHCDEELVPEEEPWTIHANLDVQEQDFFVRKIHANSFYKTNLKSLLDQLTVQSIEFCGAQTEYCMDATIKFAHGLGYENFMVQKATSTLNNPFMSAKETIDFYENIWNHRFLKFIGDK encoded by the coding sequence ATGGAGACTTGTGCTGATGTTTTAATCGTTATAGATATACAAAATGGTGTTTGTTACAGTGGAGATCATTTATTCGATTTACAAAATTTGCTTAATAAAGTAAATGATAGAATCGCTTTATATAGAGAATTACATAAACCAATCATTTTTGTTCAACACTGTGATGAAGAATTAGTACCTGAAGAAGAACCATGGACTATTCATGCCAATCTAGATGTTCAAGAACAAGATTTTTTTGTAAGGAAAATACATGCGAATTCTTTTTACAAAACAAACTTAAAAAGTCTTTTAGACCAATTAACTGTACAGAGTATTGAATTTTGCGGTGCTCAAACAGAATACTGTATGGATGCTACGATTAAATTTGCTCATGGATTAGGATACGAAAATTTCATGGTACAGAAAGCAACCTCTACTTTGAATAATCCATTTATGTCTGCAAAAGAGACGATTGATTTTTATGAAAATATATGGAACCATAGATTTTTAAAATTTATAGGAGATAAATGA
- a CDS encoding multidrug efflux SMR transporter, whose amino-acid sequence MAWFYLILGGIFEVGWALGLKYSDGFTNISVLIPTVLLLVLSFWCFSKTLVILPVSTAYAVFTGLGAFGTAIVGMTLLGDPMSFTKVVLVLVLISCIIGLKLVSNETETESGD is encoded by the coding sequence ATGGCTTGGTTTTATCTTATTCTTGGAGGAATATTTGAAGTCGGCTGGGCACTTGGTTTGAAGTATTCTGATGGCTTTACTAATATAAGTGTTTTAATCCCTACTGTGTTGTTATTGGTATTAAGTTTTTGGTGTTTTTCTAAAACATTAGTAATTCTTCCTGTATCAACTGCTTATGCTGTGTTTACAGGACTAGGGGCATTTGGAACAGCTATAGTAGGTATGACTTTGTTAGGTGATCCAATGAGCTTTACAAAAGTTGTTTTAGTATTAGTATTAATCAGCTGCATTATCGGTTTAAAATTAGTATCAAATGAAACAGAAACGGAAAGTGGTGATTAA
- a CDS encoding multidrug efflux SMR transporter, which produces MGWLFIVMAGLFEVGGIINLKLSEGFTKLKPTIFLIMCMGLSFFFLSVSLKEIPISIGYGLWTGIGAAGSVLLGMFIFNEPKSIKKLMLVGGIIISIVGLKLVS; this is translated from the coding sequence ATGGGTTGGCTTTTTATAGTAATGGCAGGGTTGTTTGAAGTTGGAGGCATTATTAACCTTAAATTATCTGAAGGATTTACAAAACTTAAACCTACAATATTTTTGATCATGTGTATGGGATTGAGCTTTTTCTTTCTTTCAGTATCATTAAAAGAAATTCCTATTAGTATTGGCTATGGTCTGTGGACAGGTATTGGGGCAGCAGGAAGTGTGTTACTTGGTATGTTTATCTTTAATGAGCCTAAAAGTATAAAAAAGTTAATGTTAGTTGGCGGTATTATAATTAGTATCGTAGGCCTTAAGCTTGTGTCCTAA
- a CDS encoding TetR/AcrR family transcriptional regulator, whose translation MKKGEETKQNILEHGLRLFSLKGYEETSLKDIASKVNIKTPSIYAYFSSKDELFEKIVDFVIDDYVKFIDYQASTMGSLSIRDKLYNLLGELNEYYYMNDRGVFLKRYGVFPPERFKELISQKTVVLKMKLENYFILF comes from the coding sequence ATGAAAAAGGGAGAAGAAACTAAACAAAACATTCTAGAACATGGATTAAGATTATTTTCCTTAAAAGGGTATGAGGAAACTTCTCTTAAGGATATAGCGTCTAAAGTCAACATTAAGACACCTTCCATTTATGCTTATTTTTCAAGTAAAGATGAACTCTTTGAAAAAATAGTAGATTTTGTTATAGATGACTATGTAAAATTTATTGATTATCAAGCATCTACTATGGGTTCGCTTTCCATTAGAGATAAATTATATAATTTGTTAGGAGAATTAAATGAATACTATTATATGAATGACAGAGGGGTTTTTCTTAAAAGGTATGGCGTTTTCCCACCTGAAAGATTTAAAGAACTTATTTCTCAAAAAACAGTAGTATTGAAAATGAAATTAGAAAATTACTTTATACTATTTTAG